One window of the Rosa rugosa chromosome 3, drRosRugo1.1, whole genome shotgun sequence genome contains the following:
- the LOC133740894 gene encoding GDSL esterase/lipase At5g55050-like gives MENKWFLPLILSLFMAVLSLAAAAKPVLLPPIFILGDSTADIGTNNFLPGSKARADFPHNGIDFPNSPRPTGRFSNGLNSADFLAQHFGYKRSPRPFLSLSATSLQKKKFRGINFASGGSGVLDITGQTLLTRNVPFGASFNNQKNVIPLTEQIRQFSSVKNNLMAKMGAAATEKFLSKSLIFISSGSNDLFGYYHSNSSIPKEEFLSSLVLAYENHLKTLYTLGARKFGIISVAPIGCCPSQRIFNATGGCLEELNDHAIAFHLKLDALLCKLSTEHEGFKYSLGNSYEMTINVIQNPLPFNFTQVEAACCGAGKLGGESFCTPDANLCSNRDQYLFWDLFHPTQAASKLAAVTLYYGGPQFVSPINFAQLPEA, from the exons ATGGAGAACAAATGGTTTCTTCCTCTAATCCTATCCTTGTTTATGGCTGTTCTTAGTTTAGCAGCAGCAGCTAAGCCAGTACTATTGCCACCAATTTTCATACTAGGTGATTCAACTGCTGATATAGGAACCAATAACTTCTTGCCAGGTAGCAAGGCAAGGGCAGACTTTCCCCACAATGGCATTGACTTTCCTAACTCACCAAGACCCACTGGAAGGTTCAGCAATGGCCTCAACAGTGCTGATTTTCTAG CCCAGCATTTTGGTTACAAGAGAAGTCCAAGGCCCTTTCTTTCTCTCAGTGCTACTTCTCTTCAAAAGAAGAAGTTCAGAGGTATTAACTTTGCTTCTGGAGGGTCTGGTGTTCTTGACATAACTGGACAAACATTG CTGACCAGGAATGTTCCATTTGGTGCTTCATTCAACAACCAAAAAAATGTTATCCCATTAACAGAACAGATACGGCAATTTTCATCCGTCAAGAACAATCTCATGGCCAAAATGGGTGCAGCAGCAACTGAGAAGTTTCTTTCGAAGTCTTTGATCTTCATCAGCAGTGGAAGCAATGACCTTTTCGGATATTATCATTCAAACAGTTCAATTCCCAAAGAAGAATTCTTGTCATCTTTAGTACTTGCTTATGAGAACCACTTGAAG ACTTTATACACTCTTGGAGCAAGGAAGTTTGGAATCATTAGCGTCGCCCCGATTGGCTGCTGCCCATCTCAAAGGATTTTCAATGCTACTGGGGGATGTTTGGAGGAGTTGAATGATCATGCAATAGCCTTCCATTTAAAGCTGGATGCCCTATTGTGCAAGCTCAGCACTGAACACGAAGGCTTTAAGTACTCCCTTGGAAATTCATATGAAATGACAATAAACGTCATACAGAACCCTCTTCCATTCA ATTTTACACAAGTGGAAGCTGCATGTTGTGGAGCTGGGAAGCTCGGTGGTGAATCCTTCTGTACACCAGATGCTAATCTTTGTTCGAACCGCGACCAATACTTGTTCTGGGATTTATTCCATCCAACACAGGCGGCTTCTAAGTTGGCAGCTGTGACCCTCTACTATGGAGGACCACAATTTGTATCCCCAATTAACTTCGCTCAGTTACCCGAGGCTTAA
- the LOC133735831 gene encoding L-ascorbate oxidase homolog, which translates to MGFTWHFGAVVLVLALVTLVNGEDPYRFFEWNVTYGDIYPLGVKQRGILINGQFPGPEIYSVTNDNLIINVYNSLPEPFLITWNGVQQRRNSYQDGVYGTTCPIPPGKNFTYTLQMKDQIGSFFYFPSLAFHKAAGGFGAIKILSRPRIPVPFPEPANDYSVLIGDWYNIDHKRLQAVLDYGHRLPSPHGLLINGRGGNNTWFTVEQGKTYRLRISNVGMQNSLNFRIQGHQMKLVEVEGTHTVQTTYDSLDIHVGQSYSVLITADQAPQDYYIVTSTRFTSEVLTSTAVLHYSNSGRQVSGPIPGGPTTQTGWSLSQARSIRTNLTASGPRPNPQGSYHYGLVNVSRTIRLSSSADQVNGKQRYGVNGVSFIPADTPLKLADHFKIDGVFKVGSIPDNPATKNLHLDTAVMGADFRAFVEIVFQNNENILQSWHLDGYYFWVVGMDGGQWTPASRKQYNLVDAVSRHTTQVYPKSWTAVYVALDNVGMWNVRSQFWTRQYLGQQFYLRVYSPVESIRDEYPIPRNALLCGRAAGRTSR; encoded by the exons ATGGGTTTTACGTGGCATTTCGGTGCCGTCGTTCTGGTTCTGGCTCTTGTCACACTTGTGAATGGTGAAGACCCTTACAGGTTCTTCGAGTGGAATGTGACCTACGGCGACATTTACCCTCTCGGCGTTAAGCAACGG GGTATTCTGATAAACGGGCAGTTTCCGGGGCCGGAAATCTACTCCGTCACCAATGACAACCTCATTATCAACGTTTACAACAGCCTGCCGGAGCCTTTCCTCATTACATG GAATGGAGTTCAACAGAGGAGAAATTCATACCAAGATGGAGTGTATGGGACAACATGCCCCATCCCACCAGGCAAGAACTTCACCTACACACTCCAAATGAAGGATCAAATTGGCAGTTTCTTCTACTTCCCATCTCTTGCATTTCACAAGGCTGCTGGTGGCTTTGGAGCCATTAAAATCCTCAGCAGGCCTAGAATCCCAGTTCCATTCCCAGAACCAGCTAATGATTACTCTGTTCTAATTGGAGATTGGTACAATATTGATCACAAG AGACTACAAGCTGTTCTTGATTATGGTCATCGGCTTCCCAGCCCACACGGTCTATTAATCAATGGCCGTGGAGGCAATAATACATGGTTCACAGTTGAACAAG GTAAAACTTACAGGCTTAGGATATCAAATGTGGGTATGCAGAACTCACTCAACTTCCGGATCCAAGGTCACCAAATGAAGTTGGTTGAAGTTGAAGGAACTCACACTGTCCAGACCACCTATGATTCCCTTGATATCCACGTTGGCCAATCATACTCTGTACTAATCACAGCGGATCAGGCCCCTCAGGACTACTACATTGTCACCTCAACCCGTTTCACCTCCGAAGTCCTCACCTCCACTGCCGTCCTTCACTACAGCAACTCAGGACGTCAAGTTTCCGGCCCCATTCCCGGTGGGCCTACCACCCAAACCGGCTGGTCTCTTAGCCAGGCTCGTAGCATTAG GACAAACCTAACAGCTAGTGGGCCTAGACCAAACCCACAAGGCTCATACCACTATGGTCTTGTAAATGTGAGCAGAACCATCAGACTATCGAGCTCAGCAGATCAAGTAAATGGGAAACAGAGATATGGAGTGAATGGTGTGTCGTTCATCCCTGCTGACACTCCACTAAAGCTTGCAGACCACTTCAAGATTGATGGAGTTTTCAAAGTTGGAAGCATTCCAGATAATCCCGCCACCAAGAACTTGCACCTTGACACTGCAGTTATGGGTGCTGACTTTAGAGCCTTTGTGGAAATTGTGTTTCAGAACAATGAGAACATTCTTCAGAGTTGGCACCTTGATGGATACTACTTCTGGGTAGTTGG AATGGATGGAGGACAATGGACACCAGCTAGTAGAAAGCAGTACAATCTTGTAGATGCAGTTTCAAGACACACCACACAG GTGTATCCCAAGTCATGGACTGCAGTTTATGTAGCATTGGACAATGTGGGTATGTGGAACGTGAGGAGTCAGTTTTGGACTCGACAATACCTTGGACAACAATTTTACCTACGAGTTTACTCACCGGTGGAGTCTATTAGAGATGAGTACCCTATTCCAAGGAATGCTCTTCTTTGTGGCAGAGCTGCTGGCAGAACATCTAGATAG
- the LOC133735832 gene encoding signal recognition particle 43 kDa protein, chloroplastic has translation MEALFVNQYSISGGLKLSPNLTASSFPSQPHLIIRLRLRLRPAPKSSISVIQNQQNQFLETQKPLSSDSSDESYGEVDKIIGSRAVEGGTGMQYLIQWKDGHAPSWVSSDSIAKDVVAEYDSPWWTAAKKADDAALRELLEAEDDRDVDAVDSDGRTALLFVAGLGSEPCVRLLAEAGADLDHRDNVGGLAALHMAAGYVRPGVVKLLVELGADPEVEDDRGRKPLDLAKEVLSTTPKGNPVQFARRLGLESVIRELEGAVFEYAEVHQLLEKRGKGDAVEYLVKWKDGGDNEWVNARFIGEDLVRDFEAGLEYAVAEGVVGKRVGDDRKMEYLVKWTDIDEATWEPEENVDPDLIKEFEDKGSSASTGTGVPNVG, from the coding sequence ATGGAAGCCCTCTTCGTCAACCAATACTCCATCTCCGGCGGCCTCAAACTCTCCCCCAACCTCACCGCCTCCTCTTTCCCTTCCCAACCCCACCTCATCATCCGCCTCAGACTCAGACTCAGACCCGCCCCCAAATCATCCATCTCCGTCATCCAAAaccaacaaaaccaattccTCGAAACGCAGAAACCGCTCTCATCAGACTCCTCCGACGAGTCGTACGGAGAAGTCGACAAGATAATCGGCAGCAGAGCGGTGGAGGGCGGCACCGGAATGCAGTACCTGATCCAGTGGAAAGACGGGCACGCCCCTTCCTGGGTCTCCTCCGACTCCATAGCCAAAGACGTGGTGGCCGAGTACGACAGCCCCTGGTGGACCGCCGCCAAAAAGGCCGACGACGCCGCTCTCAGGGAGCTCCTGGAAGCCGAAGACGACCGCGACGTTGACGCCGTCGACTCCGACGGCCGCACGGCTCTTCTGTTCGTCGCCGGTCTGGGATCCGAGCCGTGCGTCCGGCTGCTGGCGGAGGCCGGAGCCGACCTCGATCACAGGGACAACGTCGGCGGGTTAGCTGCCCTGCACATGGCGGCCGGGTACGTGAGGCCAGGTGTCGTGAAGCTATTGGTGGAGCTGGGGGCGGACCCGGAGGTGGAGGACGACAGAGGACGGAAGCCGTTGGATTTGGCCAAGGAGGTACTGAGCACGACTCCCAAGGGGAACCCGGTTCAGTTCGCGAGGAGGTTGGGGTTGGAGAGCGTGATTAGGGAGCTGGAGGGGGCGGTGTTCGAGTACGCGGAGGTGCACCAGTTGTTGGAGAAGAGAGGGAAGGGGGATGCCGTCGAATATTTGGTCAAATGGAAGGACGGTGGAGATAACGAGTGGGTCAACGCGCGGTTCATTGGGGAGGACTTGGTGAGGGACTTTGAGGCGGGGCTGGAATACGCTGTGGCTGAGGGAGTGGTGGGGAAGAGAGTCGGGGACGACCGGAAGATGGAGTACTTGGTCAAATGGACGGATATAGATGAGGCCACGTGGGAGCCCGAGGAGAACGTCGACCCCGATTTGATCAAGGAGTTTGAGGACAAGGGGAGTAGTGCTAGTACTGGGACTGGGGTGCCCAATGTGGGATAG
- the LOC133740451 gene encoding uncharacterized protein LOC133740451 isoform X3, protein MTTDATAIGSYSVWAIPPDDVSDRIKKVMLGLRDEFGGAPEEIEPHFPIVGSIRMTREDALNKLRTLIQSYPPGCISAFTARVDEIVARPFYYQCVCLRIHYSHQLKEISRCCSHKWGLRFPGVPYLSLLYGCARLRGRRLPHWLLSLRGDRLIKLNISPLRGHELRSSQ, encoded by the exons ATGACAACAGATGCAACCGCGATCGGTTCGTATTCGGTGTGGGCCATTCCACCGGATGACGTGTCCGATCGGATCAAGAAGGTGATGTTGGGCCTCCGGGACGAGTTCGGCGGGGCACCGGAGGAGATCGAGCCCCATTTTCCGATCGTGGGGTCCATCCGTATGACGAGGGAGGACGCGCTCAACAAGTTGAGGACCCTTATTCAGTCCTACCCGCCTGGTTGTATCTCTGCCTTCACTGCTCGAGTAGATGAAATCGTTGCTCGCCCCTTCTATTACCAGTGCGTTTGCCTCCGCATCCATTATTCCCACCAG TtaaaagaaatatctagatgcTGCTCTCATAAATGGGGTTTACGTTTCC CTGGTGTGCCTTATTTGAGCCTCCTTTACG GATGTGCACGACTGCGTGGAAGAAGATTGCCCCATTGGCTCCTGTCTTTGAGAGGAGATCGCTTGATCAAACT GAACATTTCTCCTTTACGAGGTCATGAACTCCGTTCATCACAATGA
- the LOC133740451 gene encoding uncharacterized protein LOC133740451 isoform X2 codes for MTTDATAIGSYSVWAIPPDDVSDRIKKVMLGLRDEFGGAPEEIEPHFPIVGSIRMTREDALNKLRTLIQSYPPGCISAFTARVDEIVARPFYYQCVCLRIHYSHQLKEISRCCSHKWGLRFPGVPYLSLLYGCARLRGRRLPHWLLSLRGDRLIKLRNISPLRGHELRSSQ; via the exons ATGACAACAGATGCAACCGCGATCGGTTCGTATTCGGTGTGGGCCATTCCACCGGATGACGTGTCCGATCGGATCAAGAAGGTGATGTTGGGCCTCCGGGACGAGTTCGGCGGGGCACCGGAGGAGATCGAGCCCCATTTTCCGATCGTGGGGTCCATCCGTATGACGAGGGAGGACGCGCTCAACAAGTTGAGGACCCTTATTCAGTCCTACCCGCCTGGTTGTATCTCTGCCTTCACTGCTCGAGTAGATGAAATCGTTGCTCGCCCCTTCTATTACCAGTGCGTTTGCCTCCGCATCCATTATTCCCACCAG TtaaaagaaatatctagatgcTGCTCTCATAAATGGGGTTTACGTTTCC CTGGTGTGCCTTATTTGAGCCTCCTTTACG GATGTGCACGACTGCGTGGAAGAAGATTGCCCCATTGGCTCCTGTCTTTGAGAGGAGATCGCTTGATCAAACT CAGGAACATTTCTCCTTTACGAGGTCATGAACTCCGTTCATCACAATGA
- the LOC133740451 gene encoding cyclic phosphodiesterase-like isoform X1: MTTDATAIGSYSVWAIPPDDVSDRIKKVMLGLRDEFGGAPEEIEPHFPIVGSIRMTREDALNKLRTLIQSYPPGCISAFTARVDEIVARPFYYQCVCLRIHYSHQLKEISRCCSHKWGLRFPGVPYLSLLYGKLTEEERKKARDKVSVLDETITSLSFPVTRLALYKINYKDKTLKSWEKIAELPLQLN, encoded by the exons ATGACAACAGATGCAACCGCGATCGGTTCGTATTCGGTGTGGGCCATTCCACCGGATGACGTGTCCGATCGGATCAAGAAGGTGATGTTGGGCCTCCGGGACGAGTTCGGCGGGGCACCGGAGGAGATCGAGCCCCATTTTCCGATCGTGGGGTCCATCCGTATGACGAGGGAGGACGCGCTCAACAAGTTGAGGACCCTTATTCAGTCCTACCCGCCTGGTTGTATCTCTGCCTTCACTGCTCGAGTAGATGAAATCGTTGCTCGCCCCTTCTATTACCAGTGCGTTTGCCTCCGCATCCATTATTCCCACCAG TtaaaagaaatatctagatgcTGCTCTCATAAATGGGGTTTACGTTTCC CTGGTGTGCCTTATTTGAGCCTCCTTTACGGTAAGCTGACAGAAGAGGAGAGGAAGAAAGCTCGAGATAAAGTTAGTGTTTTGGATGAGACCATTACTAGCCTGAGCTTCCCCGTAACTCGCCTTGCATTGTACAAAATCAACTACAAAGACAAAACTCTCAAATCTTGGGAAAAGATAGCTGAGCTTCCCCTCCAATTAAATTAG
- the LOC133737622 gene encoding F-box/kelch-repeat protein At3g23880-like: MAAQNSDVEEKILSLLPPKTLMRFKLVSKRWYALISNPRFVDKHLSNFNSMHNNPSTSVFIKRLVVNEDTKESETVFSLLSFSNCSDDDSNDGGEPASFLLGVEDMEIPFPMTSLDTNRGESLEIVGHCNGIICLSISRSTKVFLWNPAIRELKLLPPEPYLPHWTRTCSTAADYPKDVVTMPFFSDDPVFGYDPLLQDYKVVEIGFQGAYREEDNYVFHPPLAAVYTRGTNSWREISTDSLETETTNLWPGNFQMFFNGMCYWLGREQLKEGSIYDYMEEEYVRKLIISFDMSREVFHDILLPYELINPPCITVWKESIALFNLRDSDDADSSNLLPYSDASDAAKFECLDIWVMDGFAGVGYSWTKHLTLELREHPSQSISSLWWDQTTLVMWNHELLMVSPNRSIVCYNLSSRRLKYLPIQSGSKDREAVAAVYLNSIVSVVGDKKLQSRENVAM, translated from the coding sequence ATGGCCGCCCAAAACTCGGATGTGGAGGAAAAAATACTATCGCTTTTGCCTCCCAAAACTCTGATGCGATTCAAGTTGGTCTCCAAACGGTGGTATGCTTTAATCAGCAATCCCAGGTTTGTAGATAAGCACCTCTCCAATTTCAATTCCATGCATAATAATCCGTCCACCTCCGTCTTTATAAAGCGTTTGGTTGTTAATGAGGACACAAAGGAAAGCGAGACTGTGTTCTCGCTGCTTAGTTTTTCCAATTGTAGTGATGATGATAGTAATGATGGTGGCGAGCCTGCTAGCTTTCTTTTGGGTGTCGAGGATATGGAGATTCCATTCCCAATGACTAGTCTAGACACCAATAGGGGCGAATCACTTGAAATTGTAGGCCATTGTAATGGGATCATATGTCTGAGTATTTCTCGCTCTACCAAGGTGTTTTTATGGAACCCGGCAATTAGAGAATTGAAGCTTCTACCCCCGGAACCATACCTTCCACATTGGACCAGAACATGCTCAACCGCGGCGGATTATCCCAAAGATGTTGTTACCATGCCATTTTTCTCAGACGATCCGGTGTTCGGCTATGATCCTCTATTGCAAGATTACAAAGTTGTCGAGATTGGATTTCAAGGAGCATATCGTGAGGAAGATAATTATGTTTTTCATCCTCCCCTAGCTGCGGTATACACGCGGGGCACTAATTCCTGGAGAGAGATCAGTACTGATTCTTTAGAAACAGAAACTACTAACCTATGGCCTGGAAATTTCCAAATGTTCTTCAACGGGATGTGTTATTGGTTGGGAAGAGAGCAATTGAAGGAAGGCAGTATTTATGATTACATGGAAGAGGAATATGTTAGGAAATTGATCATTTCGTTTGACATGAGTCGTGAAGTATTTCATGACATACTGCTACCATATGAGTTGATTAACCCTCCATGCATCACTGTGTGGAAGGAATCTATTGCTCTTTTTAATTTGCGTGATAGTGATGATGCAGATTCTTCAAATCTTTTGCCTTATAGTGATGCTTCAGATGCTGctaaatttgaatgtttggatATATGGGTGATGGATGGCTTTGCTGGTGTCGGATATTCTTGGACAAAACACTTAACTCTTGAGCTCAGAGAACACCCATCTCAGAGCATATCGTCACTCTGGTGGGATCAGACCACATTAGTGATGTGGAACCATGAACTTCTCATGGTGTCCCCAAATAGATCTATAGTGTGTTATAATCTAAGTTCCAGAAGGCTTAAGTATCTACCAATTCAAAGCGGCTCAAAGGATCGTGAAGCTGTTGCTGCTGTTTATCTAAACAGTATAGTTTCGGTCGTGGGAGACAAGAAGCTTCAGAGCAGAGAAAATGTAGCAATGTAG
- the LOC133740450 gene encoding uncharacterized protein LOC133740450: MSNLNKLDFVALEVSGRNYLKWTQDVKLHLTANKMRSTIIADNITPEDMKARAMIFIRKHMEEALKVEYLAEEDPRSLWVALEERFNHQRAIYLPEARHDWQNIRFQDFKTVNEYNSEICRIRSLLKFCGEELTEADLLEKTFSTFPPSCMVLQQQYRERNFARFSELITILLLAEKNNNLLLRNDQARPTGTRAIPLPEANIIAHHENNRGRRNRGRGRGRRSERPRHGRRNGPRNGPYDRDHPGNGPRGRGGRGQGPRGGNRNAQVRQAQIRENPGPARRPQNQHNLCYRCGGTDHWSRTCRATDEEIGEYHARRGTQEANLVEESVPMDTTLEITDFQAAMDTTLEITDFPMDTTLEITDFQAANGYIED, from the coding sequence atgtcaaatctcaacaagcttgactTTGTCGCTTTGGAAGTTTCCGGAAGGAACTATCTCAAGTGGACCCAAGATGTCAAGCTTCATCtgactgcaaataagatgagatcaacGATTATTGCTGACAACATCACCCCTGAAGACATGAAGGCAAGAGCTATGATTTTCATCAGGAAACATATGGAAGAAGCACTCAAGGTGGAATATTTAGCTGAAGAGGACCCACGatctctttgggtcgctctagaagagcgatTCAACCATCAAAGAGCCATCTACTTGCCGGAAGCAAGACACGATTGGCAGAACATACGCTTCCAGGATTTCAAGACTGTCAATGAGTATAACTCTGAAATCTGCCGGATTCGGTCACTCCTAAAATTCTGTGGAGAAGAGCTCACAGAAGCTGACCTACTGGAGAAAACTTTCTCCACCTTCCCTCCTTCCTGTATGGTCCTGCAGCAACAATACAGGGAAAGAAACTTTGCTAGATTCTCTGAATTAATCACCATCCTGTTGCTCGCTGAAAAGAACAACAACCTACTTTTGAGGAATGATCAAGCAAGGCCCACCGGTACTAGAGCAATTCCTTTGCCTGAAGCAAATATTATTGCCCATCACGAAAATAATCGTGGAAGGAGGAACCGGGGCCGTGGAAGGGGAAGAAGGTCTGAACGTCCAAGGCATGGACGAAGAAATGGACCCAGAAATGGCCCATATGACCGCGACCACCCAGGCAATGGCCCAAGGGGTCGAGGAGGACGTggacaaggcccacgtggtggaAACCGAAATGCCCAAGTCCGACAGGCTCAAATTAGAGAGAACCCTGGTCCGGCCCGTCGCCCTCAAAATCAGCATAATCTATGTTATAGATGTGGAGGCACTGACcattggtcccgcacctgtcgtGCAACAGATGAAGAGATAGGAGAGTATCACGCCAGACGCGGAACTCAAGAGGCCAACCTTGTGGAAGAGTCAGTCCCTATGGATACCACCTTGGAGATTACTGATTTCCAAGCAGCTATGGATACCACCTTGGAGATTACTGATTTCCCTATGGATACCACCTTGGAAATTACTGATTTCCAAGCAGCTAATGGATACATCGAGGATTGA
- the LOC133737623 gene encoding senescence-specific cysteine protease SAG39-like, with product MVTSIMLRCASFMLFMVWTLCISSSLACTEKQKPIGYEQKSMKEKYERWLTKYDRRYKNREEWEYRFGIYQSNVELVDFVNSQNLSYKLTDNKFADMTNLEFTRTHLGFQAGRNPKTKFRYEWKKDLPTTVDWRKNGSVTPVRDQGRCGSCWAFSAVAAVEGLHEINTGKLVSLSEKELVDCDVHTGNQGCSGGYMENAFDYIKKYGLTTQEDYPYTCVWHDIAVPLEVKKVLEDRKAEKRMIALAVKQKQLQTDLSTSWPNLTGDYMSFWSDEYNKHGTCCDDTFTQTVYFETAHKMWSHNHIEVMFSEAGYKPGNKYKPADLQAAVAKKITKDPALRCVDLPTLGRLLLEVVICYDHDRKSIINCNSDLSKSCTGPGTILYKDL from the exons ATGGTGACATCTATAATGCTGAGGTGTGCCAGTTTTATGTTGTTTATGGTCTGGACGCTGTGTATATCATCGTCTCTGGCATGTACTGAAAAGCAGAAGCCGATAGGGTATGAGCAAAAATCCATGAAGGAGAAGTACGAAAGGTGGCTGACAAAATACGACCGAAGATACAAGAATAGAGAGGAGTGGGAATATCGTTTCGGAATTTACCAGTCCAACGTTGAGCTTGTTGATTTTGTAAACTCTCAAAACCTGTCATACAAACTCACTGACAACAAATTTGCAGACATGACAAACTTAGAGTTTACAAGAACCCACTTGGGTTTCCAAGCTGGTAGAAATCCAAAGACGAAGTTCAGGTATGAGTGGAAGAAGGACTTGCCAACTACAGTGGATTGGAGAAAGAATGGGAGCGTAACTCCGGTCAGGGATCAAGGCCGATGTG GTAGCTGTTGGGCATTCTCTGCAGTTGCCGCTGTGGAAGGCCTTCACGAAATCAATACTGGAAAACTGGTGTCACTCTCGGAAAAAGAGCTTGTGGACTGTGACGTACATACTGGGAACCAAGGTTGCAGTGGTGGATACATGGAAAATGCATTTGATTACATAAAAAAGTATGGACTCACCACTCAAGAAGATTATCCCTACACGTGTGTTTGGC ATGACATAGCTGTTCCACTTGAGGTTAAAAAAGTTCTTGAGGACCGTAAGGCAGAGAAACGAATGATTGCTTTGGCAG TTAAGCAAAAGCAATTGCAGACTGATCTCTCTACATCATGGCCAAACTTGACTGGTGATTATATGAGCTTCTGGAGCGATGAATATAACAAGCACGGAACTTGTTGCGACGATACCTTCACTCAGACGGTATACTTTGAAACAGCGCATAAGATGTGGAGCCACAATCACATCGAGGTCATGTTCAGCGAGGCTGGTTATAAACCAGGGAATAAATACAAGCCAGCTGATCTACAGGCAGCAGTAGCAAAGAAAATCACCAAGGATCCCGCGCTGCGTTGCGTTGATCTGCCAACTTTGGGTAGACTATTGCTGGAAGTGGTCATATGTTATGACCATGATCGAAAGAGTATTATCAACTGCAACTCCGATCTGTCAAAAAGCTGCACTGGTCCTGGAACTATTCTGTACAAGGATCTGtag
- the LOC133736537 gene encoding pentatricopeptide repeat-containing protein At1g06270 — MAIVSAKLCRSLLPLHCCLLKYRSINSISPSHALHETVKNAVEAKAYEQIPDLLVSFEQAFQNPNPFAFLSTFPDSLRMQVVDEILQSFIPIRPRFRAQAAYAYLLSFTLQSSNPLPLGLAVLQRTLRSGCVPVAQTRLFLSSAWLNCRKESQSVSDTLFEMQSIGYHPDSSTCNYLIWSLCDVDQLNEAVKVLKGMNRAGCVPDLESFDTVVRAMCRVRKTSEALDMIKKMVEKVGLTPRQGTIVKVAAALRANREIWRAVELIEFLERKDYPVGFESYDLVVKGCLDSGENILAGKVVMRMTEKGFIPYIRTRHKVVDRLAGAGEWKLAYAVRQRFAELRS; from the coding sequence ATGGCAATTGTATCGGCAAAGCTTTGCAGATCTCTTCTTCCTTTACATTGTTGTCTCCTCAAGTATCGCTCGATTAACTCAATATCTCCATCGCATGCCCTCCACGAAACTGTAAAAAATGCAGTTGAAGCCAAAGCCTATGAGCAGATTCCTGATCTTCTCGTTTCCTTTGAACAAGCTTTTCAAAACCCGAATCCTTTTGCTTTCCTATCAACCTTTCCCGACAGCCTTAGAATGCAAGTAGTTGATGAAATCTTACAGTCTTTCATCCCCATAAGGCCCCGCTTTCGTGCTCAGGCTGCCTATGCCTACCTCCTGTCTTTTACTCTCCAAAGCTCCAATCCTCTCCCTCTTGGTCTTGCCGTTCTCCAGCGAACTCTTCGCTCTGGTTGCGTCCCTGTTGCCCAAACTCGTCTTTTCCTCTCGTCTGCTTGGCTGAACTGCAGGAAGGAATCTCAGTCTGTCTCTGACACCCTATTTGAGATGCAGTCAATTGGATATCACCCTGACAGTAGTACGTGTAACTACCTTATATGGTCTTTGTGTGATGTTGATCAATTGAATGAGGCTGTTAAAGTCTTGAAGGGCATGAATAGGGCTGGATGTGTTCCTGATTTGGAGAGTTTTGACACAGTAGTTCGTGCTATGTGCAGGGTCAGAAAAACTTCTGAGGCATTAGATATGATAaagaaaatggtggagaaagTTGGGTTGACACCGAGGCAGGGGACTATTGTGAAAGTAGCAGCAGCATTGCGAGCAAACAGAGAGATATGGAGAGCAGTTGAGCTGATTGAGTTCTTAGAGAGGAAGGATTACCCTGTTGGGTTTGAGAGCTATGATTTAGTGGTTAAAGGCTGCTTGGATTCCGGTGAGAATATTTTGGCCGGGAAGGTGGTCATGAGGATGACAGAGAAAGGCTTCATACCGTATATCAGGACCAGGCACAAGGTCGTGGACAGGTTGGCTGGTGCTGGTGAGTGGAAGTTAGCTTATGCTGTGAGACAAAGATTTGCAGAATTGAGGTCTTAG